The region AGGCCCACGACGCGCTGATCCACCCCGACGACCGCGGCGCCCTGCGCGGCGCGCTGGCCCGCGCGGCACTCGACGGCGAGCCGTTCGACATCACCTATCGCCTGATCCGCCCGGACGGCGTGGAGCGCATCATGCACGGGCGCGGCGCGTCGGCCGAGCGCGTGGACGGCAGGATCACGCGCGTCTGGGGCACCACGCAGGACGTCACCGAGCGCCATCGCCTGGAGACCTCGCGCCGCGAGGCCGAGGCGCGCTTCCGGACCGCCTTCGAGCACGCGCCGATCGGCGTCTGCGTCCTGAACCTGCGCGGCGCCAACCCGGGTCAGTGGATCACCGTCAACCCCGCGCTGGCGCAGCTGCTCGGCTACGAGCGCAACTCGCTGCTCGGCACTCGGGTCGCCCGGATCGTCCACCCCGACGACGTCGACGCCGGCAAGCGCCTCCTCGGCGGGCTGATCCGCGGCAGGACCGCGCAGATCGAGACCGAGGCGCGGCTGCTGCACGCCGACGGGCACGTCGTCTGGACGCTCGTGACGGTCGCGGTCGTCAACGGCGACGACGGCAGGCCGGCCTTCGGGATCGCGCAGGTCATGGACATCACGGAGCGCAAGCGCTTCGAGGGCCAGCTGCAGTACCTCGCCGACCACGACGCGCTGACCGGGCTGTTCAACCGGCGCCGCTTCGAGGAGGAGCTGGAGCACGTGCTGGCCGGGGCCGAGCGCTACTCGCGCGCGGGCGCCCTTCTTGTCCTCGATCTCGATGGCTTCAAGTACGTCAACGACACGCTCGGCCACCCGGTCGGCGACGAGCTGATCGCGCGCCTGTCGGCGACGCTGCGCACCGAGCTGCGCGAGTCCGACGTGATCGCACGGCTCGGCGGCGACGAGTTCGGCGTGATCCTGCCGGAGGCGACCGAGGCCGAGGCCGGCGCGGTCGCCGAGAAGCTGCTGCGCGCCGTCGCCCGCGACGGCGTCGTCGCCGACCAGACGCGCCAGGCGCGCGTGACCGCGTCGATCGGCCTGGCGCCGTTCTCCGGCGCGGACAGGTTGAGCGCCGAGGAGCTGCTGGTCGAGGCCGACATCGCGATGTACGACGCCAAGGAGGCGGGCCGCAACCGCGCGGCGACCTCCGAGCGCGACGAGGACGCCGCCGGCGCGGGGCGCCACGTGTCGCGCCTGTCGTGGCTGGAGCGGATCCGGACCGCGCTGGTCGAGGACCGCTTCGAGCTGCATGCGCAGCCGATCGTCTCGCTCGAGCTGACCGAGGACGCGGCGCCCGCGTTCGAGCTGCTGATCCGGATGCGCTCGGACTCCGGCGAGCTGGTCCCGCCCGCGACGTTCCTGCCGATCGCCGAGCGCTTCGACCTGATCCCGCTGATCGACCGCTGGGTCGTGGAGCGCGCGGTCGCGCTGGTCCGGCGCGAGCACGAGCGCGGCACGCCGGTGACGCTGAGCGTGAACCTGTCGGGCAAGACGATGGGCGACGCGGAGTTCGCCGGCTGGCTGGAGGCGCTGCTGGTCGCCACGCCGGTCCCGGCCGGGAGGTTGATCGTGGAGATCACCGAGACGGCGGCGATCGTGAACCTGGAACGCGCGCGGGCGCTGGCCGACACGCTGCGGCGCCTCGGGTGCCTGCTGGCGCTGGACGACTTCGGCGCGGGCTTCGCGTCGTTCGCGTACCTCAAGCACCTCTGCTTCGACCTGCTGAAGATCGACGGCGAGTTCGTGCGCGGACTGCGCGACAACCCGACCGACCGCCTGGTCGTCGAGGCGGTCGTGGCAATCGCGCGGGGTCTCGGGACGCGGTCGCTGGCCGAGTTCGTGGGCGACTCCGCGACCCTGGACGCCGTGCGGGAGCTGGGCGTCGACTACGCGCAGGGCTTCCACCTCGGGCGCCCGGAGCCGGTCGACGAGGCGCTCCGGATAGCCCACTTGGGGGCTGGACGCACCGCTTAGCATCCTCGCCATGGCCAGGATCGGGGTATTGACGGGCGGCGGCGACTGCCCGGGGTTGAACGCGGTCATCCGCGCGGTCGTCCGCAAGGGCGTCGCGGATGGGCACGAGCTGGTCGGCTACAGGTACGGCTGGGCCGGCCTGCTGGAGCGCGACGCGGAGCCGCTGACGGTCGAGTCGACCAAGGGGATCCTGCCGCGCGGCGGGACGATCCTGGGGTCGTCGCGGACCAACCCCTACAAGAAGGACGGGGGCGGGACCGAGGCGGTCCGGGCGGGGATGGCGGCGTTCGACGTGGACGTGCTCGTGCCGATCGGCGGCGAGGACACGCTGGGCGTCGCGGCGCGGCTGGCGGCCGACGGCGTCCCGGTGGTGGGCGTGCCCAAGACCATCGACAACGACCTCAAGGGCACCGACTACACGTTCGGCTTCCAGACCGCGGTGCAGATCGCGACCGACGCGGTCGACCGGCTGCACACGACGGCCGAGTCGCACAACCGCGTGATGGTCCTGGAGGTCATGGGCCGCCACGCGGGGTTCATCGCGGCGCACGCCGGGATGGCGGGCGGCGGCGACGTGATCCTGGTGCCCGAGAGGCCGTTCGACATCGAGGTCGTCTGCGACCACCTGCGCAGGCGCCACGCGCACGGGCGGACGTTCTCGATCGTGGTGGTGAGCGAGGGCGCGGTGCCGCAGGAGGGGACGCTGACGACTTCGGGCGAGGCGGGCAGGCTGGACGCCTTCGGCCACGAGCGCCTGGGCGGGATCGCGGTGACGCTGGAGTCCGAGATCGAGAGGCGGACCGGCTACGAGACGCGGATGACGATCCTCGGCCACGTCCAGCGCGGCGGGACGCCGACCGCGTTCGACCGCGTGCTGGCGACCCGCTTCGGCGTCGCCGCCGCAGAGGCCGTGACCGCTCAGCAGTCCGGCGTGATGGTCGCGCTGCGCGGGACCGACATCGTGACGGTGCCGATCAGCGAGGCGCTCGGCGACCCGAAGACGTTGGACGACAAGTTCTTCGCCGACGCCGAGGTCTTCTTCGGCTAGGCCAGCTGCAGGCCGTCGGGCGCGATGTCCCAGCGGGCGCCGATCGCCTCGAGGTCGGCGTCCAGCGCCCAGCGGTCCGGCTTGGCGTCGCCGTCGTGGTCGGGCACGCCGCCCTTGAGCCTCATGGAGCGCGTGTTGTCGCCGATCGCGCGGATCTCGTCGACCTCCTCGTCGCTCAGCACGACGTCGGCGGGCGTGGCCGCCAGCTCGGCGCGTTGGCCCTCGACGGGCTTGGCGCCGTCCCAGGACTCCTGGATCAGCGTCGGGACGACCGACTCCACCGCGGGGTGCGCGAGGTTCCACTGCGCGGCGAGCTGGAGCATCGTCAGGCCGTGGCGCTCGGCGATCGGGCGCAGCGCGTCGAGACGCTCGACGCCGCGCTGGACCCAGCCGTCCGGGCGGAACTTGCGGTGGTCGAACTCGGCCATCGGCAGGCCGGGGCGCAGGTCGTCGTGGAAGAGCCCGCCGTAGTCGGCGACGCGCGTGATGACCTTGACGTCGTGGGCGACGGCGGCCGGCAGCGCGAGCTCGCCCGGCCACGGCTCGAACGGGTTGAGGATCAGCATCGCCCAGTCGATCGAGGCGCCGAAGCGCTCGAAGCAGTCGATCACGTCGAGCGTGAAGCCGTTGGCGGGGCCGGGCGCGACGCCGAGCAGGCGGGTCAGGCCGGCCTCACGCACCGCCTCCAGGCCCTCCCAGACCGCGGGGCTCGTGTAACCCGTGCGGTCCGGGTTGTGCAACAACAACAGGTCGAAGCGGTCGGCGCCGATGCGCTGCAGCGAGCGCTCGGTCGCGGTCCTGAGGTAGGACGCGTACTCGCTCTCCGGCCGCAGCCGCGGGTCGGTGAAGCGCGGGAAGCCCTTCGGCCCCTCGCGCTCGCCCTCGTAGAAGTCGTGGCCGACGGCGCCGACGAGGCAGTAGGAGTCCCGGTCCAGGCCCTCGAGCGAGCGGCCGAGCAGCGTGTCGGCCTCGCCCGCGCCGTAGACGTCGGCGGTCAGGACCGTCCGGACGCGCTCGTCCGGGCGGATCAGCGCGAGGTAGCGGTCGTCGTCCAGCGGGGCGCCGAAGTGCATGAAGCGGCCGCCCGACCAGGTGCCGAGCGCGGTGTGGGTGGGATCCAGGGACATCGTCCTGAAGGGTACGCGGCGGCGCCGAGTCTGGGAGGATCGGGGCATGCGCCGCCCCATCGCCCTGCTCGCGCTCGTCGTTGCGCTGCTCGCCGCCGCCGGGTGTGGCGGAGGTGGCGGGGGTGGGTCGACGACGGCCGACTCGAAGGCCGAGTACGGCAAGGAGCTCGCCGCGGCGACCGCGCAGCTGCAGAGGACGTTCGGCGACATCTCGGATCAGACGGGGTCGAACACGTCGTCGGCGCAGATCGCCGCGCGGCTGGACAGGGGCGCGGACGCGATCGACCAGTCGGCCGACAAGTTCGCCGCGATCACGCCGCCGGCGGCCGCGAAGGACGCGCACGCCAAGCTCGTGACCGGGCTGCACGAGATCGCCGATCAGCTGCGCAAGGCGGCGGATGCGGCGAGGAAGAACGACTCCAAGACGCTCGCCGCCGCGTTGCAGAACCTGCTCAAGGGCGACGGCGCGCAGAAGCTGGCGCAGGCGACGGCGGAGCTGAAGAAGCAGGGCATCGCGACGGACACGACGTCGAGGACGTCGACGACCGGCTGAGCTCAGCAGACGGTCGCGCGGTCGGGGAGGCCGCGGAGGAGGCGGCGCGCCAGTGCTTCGAGCGTTTGCTTCCCGTAGGCGTGCGTGCCGTCGCCGGTGGTGAGGATGGCGAGCGACACGCGCTGGTTGCCGCGCGTGAGCAGCGCGACCTGGTGGTCGACGCGGCCGGTCCCGGAGCCCCAGCCGCCCTTGAAGTGCAGCGTCCAGCCGCGAGGCGCAACTTTGGCGACACCCCAGCGCTGGCTGCGGACGATCGTCCGCAGCAGCGTGAGCGCGTAGGCGCGGTGGCGGGCGGGGACGCGGCGGTCGTAGTGCAGCAACAACCGCGCCTGATCGCGCGCGGTGATGGTTGAGTCACCCCACGGGTTGTTGATGGCCTTGAACGCCCTCATGCCCCAGCGTCCCGCGTCATGTTGTAGGCGTCGCGCGCCGCCGTCGAGCGCGAGCACGCGCGTGGCCGCGGCGTTGTCGGAGCGCCGGATCATGGGGGCCAACAGCGCCCGCTGGTTCCTGCCGAGCGGCTCGGCCGGGACGCGCTGCAGGTACGCGAGCAACAACATGGCCTTGAGCACCGACGCGCTCGGCACCGCCCGATCCTGCCTCCACCCCCACTCGCCGCACGCGGTCCGCACCGCGAACGAGATCCCACCCCGCCGCCTCGCCGCGTAGCGCTCCGCCGCGACGACACCGGGCTGCCACCGCGCCGCCGAGGCACGCGCGGAGACGTGCGCGGCCGCGACTCCGCCCACCCCCGCGCCTCCGCCCGCGAGCGCGGCTGCGGCTGCGGCTGCGATCCAGGCGGCGCGCCTCATGGCGCCGATGGTTCCCGGCGCGATCACCCTGGACACAGTGTCTGTTATCACGTACACTTGTACGCTATGACCAACAGCGCACCCGAGACGTTCGATGCGCACGCCGCGGCCTACGAGGCGCCGCGGCGGCGCCTGATCCCCCCGTTCGACGCCTTCTACGGCACGGCCGTCGACGTGCTCCGGATGCTCCCGGCACCGCCGCGGCGCGTCCTGGACCTCGGCGCCGGGACCGGCATGCTGGCCGCGCGCGTCGCCGCCGCCTACCCGGAGGCCGAGCTGGTCCTGGTCGACGGCGCGCCCGCGATGCTCGAGCAGGCCCGGAGCACGCTGGGCGAACGCGCGACGCTGCACGTCGCCGACCTGAACGACCCGCTGCCCGCGGGCGAGTTCGACGCGGTCGTCTCGGCGCTGGCGATCCACCACCTCGACGACGACGGCAAGCGCGCGCTGTTCGCCCGCGTCCGGGAGGCGCTCCCGCCCGGCGGCATGTTCGTCAACGCCGAGCAGGTCGCGGGCCCGACCCCCTGCTTCGACCGCTACAACCGCGAGTGGCACGAGGCCTCGGCCCGCGCGGCCGGCACCGACGACGCCGAGTGGGCCGCCTCGCTGGAGCGCATGCGCCACGACCAGCCCAGCGACGTCGAATCCCAGCTGCGCTGGCTCCGCGAAGCCGGCTTCGACGCCGCCGACTGCGTCTTCAAGGACCACCGCTTCGCCGTGCTCGTGGCACGACGAGCGACGGGCCGTTAACCCACACCCGCGAGGCCGATTTTCCGGCCCGGATCGTCGTGGCTGACGGGGGCCGACCCAGCGGCGCGTGGTGGTTCTACGTAAGACGGGTCGGCTCCCGTCAGGCGCGGCGAGACGGCCCGGAAAATCGCCCGAGCTTGCCCTAGGCCAGCTCGATTTGGAGGGAGGCGGCGGTCAGCTCGATCTGGAGGCTGATCCTGTCCTCGCTCCAGGATGCGCCCAGGTAGGAGGTCTGGGGGAGCGCGAAGGAGCCGGAGTTGCCGGCCAGCGGGAAGATCCAGTGCTCGGCGCCGCCGGTTTCGCCGTGCTGCTCGGGGCGGTCCAGGACGCCGGTCGTCCGGACGTACTCGGTCCCGTGCGCGGTCAGCGACACGGAGACCGCGACGCCGATCCAGCCCTGGATCGCTGCGAGCGCGTCCGAGAAGTCCATGACGCGGAGTATCCCTGACCTTGCAGGTAGGATCCGCTCTCGATGAGGCGATCCTTCGCATGTTCGGGAACGTTGAGCATCGCGCTGGCGCTGCTCCTGCTCGTGCCCGCGCTCGCTGGGGCCCGCCCCGCCGGCCGGCTGCCGGACGCCCACGCGCTCAGGCGCGCGGGGCTGGCGGTCAGGTGGCCGCTGACGCAGCCGAACGCCACGGTCCCGGAGGGCGCGCAGCTGACGGTGACCGTCCGGCGGCTGCGCCGGGACGCGCCGGTCGCGCACGTCGACTTCGTCCGCGTCGCGGCGTCCGGGCTCGCGCAGCACATCGTCGTCTCGCGGCGACTGCACGCCGGGCACGTCACGGTGACGGTCCCCAAGCGCGGGCACTACGTCCTGCGCCTGCGCGCCGGGCGCCTGACC is a window of Conexibacter woesei Iso977N DNA encoding:
- a CDS encoding EAL domain-containing protein; protein product: MSLRHAPTSDEEWSRLLGPAADATTEGLAVIDATATIRASNRAARLITGFHDLDQDGLAGRNAADARSTDALRHPDGTAMEIPDQPGPRAIATGAPVRDVPMVLANRDGITRHLRVNAVPLYIEGAAAPYGAVISITDVTAYVEAQAALAERERDLALLATHAGDLIARHAPDGRIVYAAGGAKALLGFDAEHLVGFWAVDVCHPDDAQAIRDAHELARSGRRTVVSYRIARGGNPDDMMWLESTVSPVLDADGNFVEAVTTTRDITARKQDELRLRDAEEAASRQQALLEEAQAMAGMGSWSSDPVQDGASWWSPGLFKIFGVDPARSRGGYEAHDALIHPDDRGALRGALARAALDGEPFDITYRLIRPDGVERIMHGRGASAERVDGRITRVWGTTQDVTERHRLETSRREAEARFRTAFEHAPIGVCVLNLRGANPGQWITVNPALAQLLGYERNSLLGTRVARIVHPDDVDAGKRLLGGLIRGRTAQIETEARLLHADGHVVWTLVTVAVVNGDDGRPAFGIAQVMDITERKRFEGQLQYLADHDALTGLFNRRRFEEELEHVLAGAERYSRAGALLVLDLDGFKYVNDTLGHPVGDELIARLSATLRTELRESDVIARLGGDEFGVILPEATEAEAGAVAEKLLRAVARDGVVADQTRQARVTASIGLAPFSGADRLSAEELLVEADIAMYDAKEAGRNRAATSERDEDAAGAGRHVSRLSWLERIRTALVEDRFELHAQPIVSLELTEDAAPAFELLIRMRSDSGELVPPATFLPIAERFDLIPLIDRWVVERAVALVRREHERGTPVTLSVNLSGKTMGDAEFAGWLEALLVATPVPAGRLIVEITETAAIVNLERARALADTLRRLGCLLALDDFGAGFASFAYLKHLCFDLLKIDGEFVRGLRDNPTDRLVVEAVVAIARGLGTRSLAEFVGDSATLDAVRELGVDYAQGFHLGRPEPVDEALRIAHLGAGRTA
- a CDS encoding ATP-dependent 6-phosphofructokinase; the protein is MARIGVLTGGGDCPGLNAVIRAVVRKGVADGHELVGYRYGWAGLLERDAEPLTVESTKGILPRGGTILGSSRTNPYKKDGGGTEAVRAGMAAFDVDVLVPIGGEDTLGVAARLAADGVPVVGVPKTIDNDLKGTDYTFGFQTAVQIATDAVDRLHTTAESHNRVMVLEVMGRHAGFIAAHAGMAGGGDVILVPERPFDIEVVCDHLRRRHAHGRTFSIVVVSEGAVPQEGTLTTSGEAGRLDAFGHERLGGIAVTLESEIERRTGYETRMTILGHVQRGGTPTAFDRVLATRFGVAAAEAVTAQQSGVMVALRGTDIVTVPISEALGDPKTLDDKFFADAEVFFG
- a CDS encoding aldo/keto reductase; this translates as MSLDPTHTALGTWSGGRFMHFGAPLDDDRYLALIRPDERVRTVLTADVYGAGEADTLLGRSLEGLDRDSYCLVGAVGHDFYEGEREGPKGFPRFTDPRLRPESEYASYLRTATERSLQRIGADRFDLLLLHNPDRTGYTSPAVWEGLEAVREAGLTRLLGVAPGPANGFTLDVIDCFERFGASIDWAMLILNPFEPWPGELALPAAVAHDVKVITRVADYGGLFHDDLRPGLPMAEFDHRKFRPDGWVQRGVERLDALRPIAERHGLTMLQLAAQWNLAHPAVESVVPTLIQESWDGAKPVEGQRAELAATPADVVLSDEEVDEIRAIGDNTRSMRLKGGVPDHDGDAKPDRWALDADLEAIGARWDIAPDGLQLA
- a CDS encoding serine hydrolase, producing MRRAAWIAAAAAAALAGGGAGVGGVAAAHVSARASAARWQPGVVAAERYAARRRGGISFAVRTACGEWGWRQDRAVPSASVLKAMLLLAYLQRVPAEPLGRNQRALLAPMIRRSDNAAATRVLALDGGARRLQHDAGRWGMRAFKAINNPWGDSTITARDQARLLLHYDRRVPARHRAYALTLLRTIVRSQRWGVAKVAPRGWTLHFKGGWGSGTGRVDHQVALLTRGNQRVSLAILTTGDGTHAYGKQTLEALARRLLRGLPDRATVC
- a CDS encoding class I SAM-dependent methyltransferase — translated: MTNSAPETFDAHAAAYEAPRRRLIPPFDAFYGTAVDVLRMLPAPPRRVLDLGAGTGMLAARVAAAYPEAELVLVDGAPAMLEQARSTLGERATLHVADLNDPLPAGEFDAVVSALAIHHLDDDGKRALFARVREALPPGGMFVNAEQVAGPTPCFDRYNREWHEASARAAGTDDAEWAASLERMRHDQPSDVESQLRWLREAGFDAADCVFKDHRFAVLVARRATGR